The Chrysemys picta bellii isolate R12L10 chromosome 5, ASM1138683v2, whole genome shotgun sequence DNA segment CGGAGAGGTCCAGTGTAGGTCCTTTGTTCCTGCTGCTAAAACACTAAGTTATGAATTCACCTCTACACAGGGATTCCAAATGACACCCTTTGCATCATTTAAATCTCACATTAAGCAATGCACAGAGGGCCCACACGCGCTCACTGCATCTTATACCTCAAAATAAGGGGTTCAATGGTACAAAGGGTCTGCACAGGGGTAGACTTCAACCTAACAGTTAAAGGCAATAAGAATTTCATCTGGATTCTAGACCAAAGCTGAAGCAAGGACTGAAATTCCAGTTGAGGTTGTGCGACCAAGCAAATTGCAGAAGTTGTCTAAATTCACTGAGCATCAAAAATTTGCTGAGCATTATACAGAACATGGCATAGAAAAAGCCCTTgcctcaaggagcttacaatctaagttctACTACATTTGGAACTAGGTATGTTAGGAAATCTGACTTATTTCTAAAACAATCTGGTATTATTATATCTTTAGCGGGATATCATGATAAAGCACAAATCCAAGATCCTAGTCATGAAATACGGTCTCCTCAAACGTGCACCTCCAAAAGTAGCTTAATTCAAATTTTGAACGCAGATCACTGCATGATTTAAGTTAGCAATATTACACTTAAAAAGCTAATGCAATTTTTCTAAGTAGTTACTTATTTTTCCACTTATTTGGGAAGATTGCCTTCCTTGCAGAAAAGGTGAAAAGGACTCTGGTGTACAGTGGAGAACTAGCAGCTGAATCTCTTGAATGGTACATgcaagtattctcacacttcttatcaaactgtctgtactgggctatcttgattatcacttcaaaagtttttttctcttacttaattggcctctcagagttggtaagccaactcccacctgttcatgctctctgtatgtgtatatatatctcctcaatatatgttccactctatgcatccgaagaagtgggctgtagcccatgaaagcttatgctcaaataaatatgttagtctctaaggtgccacaagtacgcctgttctttttttgaatgGTACAGTCCTTCATATATACCAATATAGCTGAAGAGGTTTAGAGGTTCCAGATTCTCTCATCCGATGTTCGATCAGCAACTTTGTCTGCAACTAGATTGCTGAGGCTGGAATTTCTTGAATATAAGttctaaaaatacattattttacaaCAAACCTGGTGGCATTGAGTGCTTCATACAGCAATGCAGCTAACAGCACTGCCTttagtaaataaaacaaatgacCTGATCTTGTGAAAAACCCAGGCACTCTCAATTCCCAGTTATTTCTCATCCCAAGCTCGAGGTACAGACACACTGTgggaccaatcctgcaaggtgaaGAGCACCTCCTGTGAGCACTCAGCTCTCTGAGATTGCAGTGGGAGGTAAAGGGGCACACAGTACCTTGCAGGTGATGTCTGCAGATTGCAGGCTCAAGCCCTAAAACAGCTCCCACCCATCCCACAGCTCTGCTACACCACCTTAATTCTGAACTATTTCAGCTCAGGATTGCTAATCATGTCAAACTATCAGACTCGTGTGGTTTTTTTATGCCGTGATCAAAAAATATCCACCAGGGCCTATATAAAACCAAAGAGCTTTCATTTGAGATCCACTGCAAATATGAACCCAAATATAAAGAGGCTGATGCATTAATCTACTAAATCCTAAGAAGGACAAGTTATTTAAAGACTCTGGGGCAGATTCCCCATCTGGTGTAAACTGAAATCAAGTGGAGCTATGACAATCTACAACACTAGTTAACATCAGTTAACTAGTTAAGATGTAGTAGCTTTTAAGGAGCAACTGCTTCCAACCCCCTGCAGTCAAGTTATACTGAAATATCTAGTATCATCCATAGAGGAGGGAGAGAATTTATACCCTCCCAGTGGACATTTTGTTCAGATTAGTAGCCCAAGACTATAGCTCCAAGGACGGGAGGGACCCTGGAACCTGACAATTACTTCAGACAAAAGGCTGGTTTATGAGCCACATGCTTGTTTCAAACACAGCTCTTTTAAGGGTAGCCTATTGCCAATGTTGCTTAACCTATTGTGCATGGAAGGAATGCTCTCCCACACAACATCTTCTAGTTTAACATCTTGAAAGGTCAATGTCTTAGAGAATCTGAAACCATGGCAATGAAGTGTTTGGGTTCTGCAGGAATGCACACAacagggagacagacagacagagacacgaATGCTGATGTGGAGAGAAGATTGATTTTCCTCCTGAATCTGGATTATGTTTAGTAACTAGCTAACAACAAACATCTATAGACTATTAAGTTATACAGAACAGCCTGAGTATATCAGGAATAGCATTATCATCATTTTTGGTACAGTTCCATAcaattctttaaaaaagaaaaaaagaagaaaagaaaaagcaatacACACTAGTTATAAATATTCTTAAATTTACTCTTAGTGGATTTCAAGTGAGATATCTACTGCATGTTGCTAAAACTACATTATAAGGGTTTGACCCACACATCCAGAGGTCTGGTCAGCAGTCACCAGGGTGCAGATGACAGGAAGTTGCTATGCAGTTTTACAGAAAGCAAGACCCAAAAAAGATTTAATCCTTACTTCTTGTTTCTCCAACAGTGTATATGCACAGTGACTGTCTTGCCAGAAAATAAGCCATTACTGATTGTATGATGATGTTTTTACAGGCCACTATAGTGTTCAGAAGAGGGCAACAAACAAGGACTTTTGGAAAAAGGTTAGTTTTTATATTTCTGGGTTCTGTTTTGATAATTGTCATACATAAACAATACACTATTCAATACTACCACAAATACTTAAAAGTCCTTCAATCCCATATATACAAACATTGCAAGTGAAATATAAAATAGTTACCACTGTAGACacttggcattttaaaaaaaatgtcttttgagAACAGGATAGTTTAATGTGAGACTTATGCTCTCTCTATCTCGCACCTTCCCACACTATCTCAAAACATGTAGCAGATTATAATAAAAACTGCTGCTCAGAAGATATATATTTCTTATTATTAACTAATCTACATTAAGATTCAGGATTAATTTTAGCTGTTTACAAAAAATTCATTTGTCCTTTCCTTTTCCGCAATGATTAAATCATGTACAATTACTGTAATAGTCACTTAacagatgctttaaaaaaagctAAATACATGTAGGAGTTCCAATAGGGTAGAAGCTCCTGCAACTTATATCCAATGTGCAGGATCTGTAATGACTCAGGCTGAATTCAAAAGCTCCAGAAAAGCACCAACTGCTCCAAAATAACCCTATAAAGAAAAAGGCAAGAGTTTCTATTAAACAGATTCAAGGTTTAAATATGTTTGACACGAATACTAAGactaatattaaaaatattaataccaTTTCAAAATACTGGTTAtaaaagaaaacagaagaaaacTATTCCCAAGTACTGTATGTAAAGTTATTACAACTCCTAGTTTTACTGTTTATAcaaggaaacaattttttttttaattacattgttAGATATGCAGGTGAAAAGTTTTCAGAAGTAGAAGTTGGCAAGCTATTACTAAGCTAGCAATAAAGTAGATAAAGTTTGCATTTTTAACTTCTGAAACAATAAATGTTACATGGATAGCGTCCTAGAACTGGGAGTTTTGCAATAACTGTGGCAAATGCATAGAACTGGCTGCAAAATGTATGTTGTCAATGCCAAGAAACTCAACATTGGTATGTTATAATcagataattttaaataaaaatgtcttcAGTTTTGACAAGGTAAAATGGATTTAAACAGTAACTTCACCTCATGTTCCAAGAAAAGTGCCTTCAACTGCCCCTTGGACCAATAATCCAAAGCATATGCTAGAAGCCTCATTGAGATTGTATTGATCCGCAAGAAATTGCCAACAAAAACCACCCGATTAATGTTCTGCAAACATAAAAAAAATGATATGAGAATCTTTAAGCTGAATTCCATTTCATCTTCACAACAACGAAAGAGAATCCATATATTACACTTCTCGCATTTAATTATGAGGATACATGAAGCTTTTCAAATATGGCTTCTGACTGAGAGCAGTAAAAGTCAGCTAAAAGCAAAGTTAAAGTTGCCAGTATTTGTTAAACTGAATAAAGTCTAAGCAAAGTTAAAGTTGCCAGTATTTGTTAAACTGAATAAAGTCTACTGACTACTGAACTTCACAGCACTCTTTATTCCTTTATTCATACCAAGGGAGAGAGCAGATATGCAAGAAAGGATGGTTAGATAGAGGATGGTTGTCtgagtgaggggaggggtgtcTGGGGCTGAGATAAGACTCGTGATGTATTTGCAGCTTTCTGTATTTAGATCCTCATTAGGAAAATTCCAATCAAATCCAACAGAACAGAACTGCAACTGGGAAAGAATGAAGTACTAAGCAGACTGGGGTCTTGCAGCAGTGTGGTGGAACAAGAGGAACTAGAGTGGGATGAAATCAAGAGGCATGTTGAGGTGTTCAAGATACTGGAAGAGAGGAGACAGAGAATGCATTGAAGGGGAGAGGATGAACAGTGATTGCTGAAAAGTGTCAAATAGGATCTCAAAAATACATCCAAATATAAGGGGTGTTGATAAAGTTTATGTTAAAAGCACAGCATCCAGGTTATTTCAGGGTAGGTTCTTTTCCAGAGTTCCTTTCACACCCCTTTATACCCTCTCTCTAGACCCTGAGTTGCAGCCATAAGTTTTCTGGCTAACGAGTCTGAAAGGAACCCCTTGTGGAATAACAATGCCAGTCCTTCAGCTGGCTAGAGCAGCGTTTCTGAAACTGGGGTTCGCGGCCCCGCTGagaaactcctccccctccctcctaggtgTGCCTCCAGCATGCTGGGGAACAGGCTTACCTGTCCTGATTCcccactgctcccggaagcgacGGGCACATCCCGCAGGGGAGGTCTCCATGCACTGTCTCCGCCCagctgactccacagctcccaaagGCCGGGAACTGAGGCCAATAGGAggtgcaggggcggtgcctgtggacaggagcagcacacagagaccccctggccctctgcctaggagctgcagccagagggatgtgctggtcgctttTGGGAGCGTCCCGAGGTAAGCACCGCACacctcaccctctcccgcaccccaaccccctgccccagcccaaagtccacacccaaactccctcccagagcctgcaccccctccttcatcccaatcccctgccccagcctggtgaaagtgagtgagggtgggggagagggagccatggagggaggggggatggagtgagcatggggcggggcctcggagaaggggtggggcaggggcacggccccagggaaggggcagggcaagggctgaGCCGGGAGGCTTGGGGGGTccccaaaaaaatttaaatcaaaatgggggtcctctgtttgctaaagtttgagaaccactgggctagagggatACTGTTGAACACTGAAGGGTACTCCTCCTCCTATACTGCCTTTTGTCCCACAAACTAGAAGTGCAGAGCATGCTTCTTCCACACCCACTACCAGCATGAAGATCAAGAAACCAATACTCAGAACAATCCAAATGTTTAAGTGACCTTATGCAGTGAAGCGGATACATCATCACTGATTCTGCAAAGTGACATTTTGGGTTTAAACAATCTCCATCCACATTTTAATAACTATACTCCTGAAAAGAAGAGGTTTTCCCTACTTggtccagggagctctgcagCTTCTTGGTCCTTCAATCAATATAGAATTTTAAGGTTCCAAAGTGACAGAAGCATCATGATTGAGCACCATCTCTGGTCCTTCAAACCTGTTTTTCCATGCATTCTTCTGTGACGGAATGCACCCCTGTAGTTACACCCTATATACCACTGTAATAATCTTTAtacaaaatatgctttgtgaggtatcatatGAAAACGAGTAACTCATTGGTCAAGAATATCATGGTGATATGTGTGTAGCAAcgttatatgtaaagttatgaacataaaactgaaattatgactgaaatgtgtttaccagacaactCTGGGAAGGgggtaaacctgtttctcaaagacaaaggccaatcaggtgtcatcaaagctgatTAGCAATCAcaagtcaagtggccattctttggcaatggAGAGGGGCAGGAACAGATCTAGCTGCATTTTAACCAACAACATGGAATCTTTTTCATCAGAACACTCTCCATCCTCACAGTGGGAAGAACTTTAACTAgaggtaaccctcaggaaaatgcactTCCAAGGGTAACTTGATTAtaagagtgaggggggggggggagcgggacaCATGGTGGGACAACGGGAACGAACATACCATGGGCAGGACTGTTTTTGCCTGCCATTTTAGATAGTGCCTTGTACATTTATTGCCCTTGCACTAGTGCAGAATACTAACTGTATGCTGATAAGAACTATGAAAGTTAGAAGCATGCTTCAACCTGATGGATTCAATCCTGTTCAAACAGCCCCAAAATAAAGTGAAGAACGGGTCTCAGTTCTTTCATAGCCCTGTACAATGCTGCTTGACATGAATGCAACAAGGCAGCACTGTAAAGAAGCTGAAAGCACAGAGCTCAGAGAGACAGCCCCACTAAGGCCCATGAGCATTGTGTTAGCTTAAAAATGCAAGAGTAACTAGAACAAATGACACACAGAAGGTTCTCTTTCAGCAGGTATAGTTCTCTTTTCACTCATGCACTAAGTCTGGATTCCTAGCAGTGACAAGATACGATAATTTTGTGCCTGAGAAGAAACAGGATATTGCGGATCACTTTCTACCTGCAGTTCTAGGAGACTAAAGCACACTGCTGTTCCACAGTTCCCGCAACTCTCCCAGAAAAGCAATTTACCTCCTGAATAATAAGGTAAATTGACTGGACCAATAAATGACAACACATCacgttatttatttttttttttttttacagtgctttgaATTGTAGAGCTACTATTTGACTAGACCAGATGGGCAGGTGAGGAAGGGAAATCTACGGTTACAATTTAAACTGGAGCATCTGGACAGGTATGCATGAAGGTGCTTCTACAGAATTGAAAACAAGATACTGCAGACTGGTAGCACACATGAGTAATTGATTTAAATGTGTGTCTCGGAAAAAAAAGAGGTTATATGCTGTTTTCCATATTTCTCAATACCTCATTAAGTGCACACATCCGTGCTATGGAGCCAATGTTATTGGTGATGGTTATTAAAGTTGCTCTTGCCAGGTCCTCTTTACTGACAGACTCTCTCTTCTCCTTGCTCATCATATTCCCAAAGCTGTGCAAAAAATTCTAGAGTTAAGTGTCCATTTACAGGAAACTATGCAGCATCAGTATGTAGCAATGTCGCAATTCCAAAATGAATGCATGATACCATTTTTAATGGAATTATGTAATATTCCAATCATGTAGTTACAGCCTCTATTACTAAAATAAAGGTAACAATGAATCACAATTAATGTTTGTCTAAAATAGACTTAGGTTATTGTGATGGGATATAAACCCCACAACGGTACTGAGAGGGTTAACAAGAGCCTGAGAGCTCGATTCAAGGTTAATTAGGTGAATTAGCAGGTCCACTGGAAACAAGTCAGGTTTCCTTAAAAGGACAGAGAAAGATCAGTTAGAAAGAGACCCAGAATGGGACAATGGTCTGACTGAGGTGAAGCAAGAGAATCAGGAAAAACCACAGGAGGAGAGTTAGCTCCTATGGTGGGTTTCAAAACAGACAAGACTCCAGGAGGATGCCCTTGGGTGATAGTGTTCATTTGAGGAGCACAGTATTGGGGCAGACCTGGGAAGGAATAAAGTTCAAGTCTGGGAAGGGCAGAAATGCTTTAAGTTTGTCCTTTTGGTTTGGGATTTGTTGGAGAATTCCAGGGCCACAGCCCTGAAGTAAGGGTGAATTACAAGACCCTAGggagcctgagaaaaacacagGTGAACAGGGAGCCCAGGAATTGACTTGTGGGGAGGCCTGCAGATGTCCAAGGCAAGAAGTAGCCTAGGGTGGAAGAATGGGCCTTGAGTAGACAGACCTTGCCTGCTTAATGCAGCGTCTCTAGGATGGAACCCAGAGAAGAGGAAAGACCTGGATTCCCCTTCTGGCCACCAGAAAAAGTAGTGTAAAGACTCCAGAGACCAGGGAGTGGAAGGACTACTGAGTCAGAACTTGAGGTCATGGTACTATTGTTTGTTGGACTTTTAGTGCCACTCCTTCCAGGGTAACCAAAAGTTACATGAGTTACAAGAGGTAGCACACCAATGCAGGGCTGGAGAGGCTGTCAGTAGGGTGCGCTAGAGAAGAGAGCCTACTATGCTATGCCCAGCCATGGGGGGTGCATGAACGGTGAGTCTACTCTCCGCAGTGCCAGTTCCACACAAAAACACCACACAACACCTAGAGGTGCTAAAAATATACCCTTTCTGCCCCAGTTTTTAATTCAGGCACATTATACGCATCCTCAAAAACCCAAGATATATCCTTACCTGGATGCTACAGCCCAGCCTGGCAATCCAAATCTCTCATAATCCCCTCCATAGATGTCCCGCACCAGTTTATCCACTTTCGTGCTATCTCCAAGGGATGCCATTTCAAGAGCCTCTTCAAAGGTGGAGCAGCCAGTAAGAagacagcagagaccaaaaaacgTTCCTCCTCCAAGACTAACCAAACAAAACAGAAGCAATATTTTCTACCTCTCATTTtgaagagagggagaaaaaaggactggtttttgttttttaattaaggtATGTAGCTAAACTCCTCTGAATACCAAGAATTAGCTGGGCTGCCAAGcattttttaatttccttctcG contains these protein-coding regions:
- the PANK2 gene encoding pantothenate kinase 2, mitochondrial isoform X2, whose protein sequence is MGDLQLCKLDELDCLIKGVLYIDSVGFNGHSECYYFENPTDCEKCQKLPFNLENPYPLLLVNIGSGVSILAVYSKDNYKRVTGTSLGGGTFFGLCCLLTGCSTFEEALEMASLGDSTKVDKLVRDIYGGDYERFGLPGWAVASSFGNMMSKEKRESVSKEDLARATLITITNNIGSIARMCALNENINRVVFVGNFLRINTISMRLLAYALDYWSKGQLKALFLEHEGYFGAVGAFLELLNSA